CCCCGATGAAGTTGTAATTGAAAATTGTCAAATCTTTCCAACCTAATGAAAAATCACAGTTGATGTAGAACCCACATCACTGCCCCATACTGGTGCTAagtactgtgtttttatgtatgaaAATACCATGTCATTAAACTTAGCAataaccctaacattaaccactAAATAACTGCAGAATCTCTGAATTTAAAACAGAGAGTAACAGaaatatagtgtttttttcctttaggagcaaaacaaactgaaaactgtGATCCAGAAACTGGGACACGAACTGTACCATGAGCATGTTGAAGCGTTTGCACCCCCCCAGTGCACATGCAGCTCATCCGTCCCACTttcgagtaaaaaaaaaccatttcgTTTCAAGCAGAAGCtggaaaaatacttttttaaatcatgcGAAATCTTTCTGTAAAAGAAACGACCGGTGAGTTAGTGTCAGAGTTAAACGGTCAGTGTCATGCACACGGAGACGTTAGAATCATCCTCTGTGAGCTCAGTCCTGATAAAACACAGAGCAGTTAGTGTTAAAAAAAGCCTCCACAGTGCTGAGGTTCCAGCAGCTTTAAACCTCTGCTCGTGCTGTTGGACGGAGCGGAGCGTCTACCTGCTTGCACCTCTCCTCCAGGTTTCCCTCTCCTGGCAGAGAGGCCACAGTGCTGCAGCGACCTGAGAAATCCTCCCCTGCCCAGTTGTGAAGGGTCTGGGAGTTTGGTGGATGAGAAACATCCAgaacaacatgaaaaacaaacttcaaaGGAAGCCGGGTGGAGGATGGTGGTGAAGCTCCACGCCGTCAGGACCTCTTACCTTGCGGACGTCGGAGCTCTTTGGCTCGGTCGTCCACGTGATGATGCGCGAGACGGCGAGGCGCGTCTCGCTGGAGTTGACAAAGTCTGACGGGTCCATCTGGCGAGCGAGAGCCTCGATGTAGCGCAGGATGGCCACCTTCACCTTCAGGTTGGGCGTCTGCGTCTGGTCCACGATGAAACGCATGAGGATGTTGAACTGCTGTTCGTATGAAAAAGACTCTCTGCAGGGAgacgcacacgtacacacacacacacagagagggggTTTCACTGAACATGCAAAAACGATCATGACGATCCTGATCATGGGAGTTCACCTTATTCAACTTATTTTGGGTGATTTATTTAATCGCAATATGATCAAATATATCGTCTCCTGCTGACCTGGTGACGTCCAGAGCCTTCTGGACTTTGGCCTGGACAGAGCCCAGCAGGTCTGCTCCCATCTtcttcagcagctgtgtgagcaGAACAAAGAGCCAGTCCTGCAGGTCGTCTCTGTGAAGAATGATGAAGTCCACCAGAGTCTCCAGGAACATGCTGAACacctgacacagagagacacagaggtgatgatggtgatggtgaaggtgaggaaggagaaggaggaggaggaggggatgtGAGAGGAGATGACACAAACAGAGGTGACGGTGAGTACACACTTACTCTCTGGAGTTTGTTAGAGTCCACAGCAGTGACGAGGTGAGACGtgcaacaaccacaacaaaaaacacaaaaacactgtctgTTAGTTTGTCCTGCGGTTAGTTTTTGTGCGACAGCAGCTGAGAACAGATGATGATTTCAACTCACCTTACTGTGAGGGTCTGCAAACATCCTGGTGAAGATCTCACACAGTCTCTTCAGCTCCACGCgactgtaccacacacacacacacacaacataataAAGACAGCTGTAACAATCACAAGGTTCAGTAAGATAAATCAtctatttcagcttttaaatttgaagattgcaaaaaaaaaattgcagaatattaaaaaaattcCTTCATCTAAACTATAACAACAATCTGTTTTATAGAGTATCCTCTACTGACTAAAGGTACCTGAGCATCCTCTGGCTCTTGAGCAGGTTCTGCAGTCCCAGCAGACCCTCCTTCCTCTCAGACCAGTTAGAGCTGGCGCAGTGGTTCAGGACCTCCGCCACGTCCACGTCCTGGCGCAGGTAGTGCGGCGCCATGCCGCCGTTGCGCGAGCCGTACGAGCGCTCAGAGCAGGCGCTGGACGCATCGCTGTTGGCGTCGTCGTCCGAGTACATGCCGGGCGACTCGAAGCGCCGCCGCGCCGGGCGCCGCTGCTGGAGAGGgggaagagggggagagacagacagagagagagagaggttagcATGTGGGAGACGTGAAGCCACAGGGACACATGCAGGTTTCTGATGACAggatgtgattgacagctgagacACTGCAGTCTgagcatgatgatgatgatgatgatgttctgcaTGTACTGAGAGAGCGGAGGATTTATTTGTACCTTACTCCTGGAGTCTCCTAACAGCTGAAGTCCAGGAGAAGAGAGAGCACAGAGGGGAGTTACTGCAGGGCTGAACCACCTCTACACACTCATCacttttttaattcacattcattcTCACCAGAGCGTCTGCCACCGCGGCCTCCACCTCAGTGCCCGTGTTGAGGATTTTCATGGCGTTGACGGAGGCCGAGATCCGAGCCTGGTGGGAAAGTCGGTCtaaggaaagaaagacagaggagacgTGTGGGATTAACTTCACCTGCCGGTGACGTGATAGTTCAGTTTCTTGAAGTCTGGTTGTATGAGACTCgcgctcagtgaaaacatggcagaagaaatgattttagccactcaacAAAGCAAAATACATAAGCATAACAAAATACTCAGActtctccaacaggaaactgaagtttgtaaaccactcactctcccacaccaaagcccatagagaaaatcagtgagtggtttacaaacttcagtttcctgttggaaagaacgtctaacagtgagataaagacgtgaacattcttatgaaacaaataaacaaatgtagaTTTCATAAGAAGAGTCTTGTCTGTCACTTATACACTTCAAAAAAGCTGAACTATCACCTTTAATGTACTGAAACAAGGAGAGTCACAGTTCTGAAACTTTATTATTTAGGTTGGGCttcaatcaataaaataaaataataacataataatacatcaaacaataaaatgataaataaattaattataaaaaataaacaaaatgctcAAATGTTAACACAGAGCAGCCAGTAAATGATTAAATCagcaaaatgaaatatttaacacaaATGTACCATAAAAAGCTTTGAACAAGCTGTAAATTTAAGGATGAAGTGAAAAGTCTAACATTGACCGTCTCATTTTAAAACCAGGAGCCAGGAGGTCGACTTGTTTCATGCAGGGAGAGGCTGCACGGAGCAGGACGACTCCGTCAGCCACATGAATCACcagactgtttgtttgtttgagtgtcAGGCTGACGGAGTGAACCTGCTCCCAGTAAAAACCTCACTGGTCACCTGAGTAGCACTCTGCAGACGAGAGGGCGCTGGTGGAGCGGGAGTGACGCCGCGTCGCTGCAGGAGGGAAACACTGCCACTGTTAGCATCATACGCTAACTGACTGACTTTTAAACACTCATCTGTGTCTTTAATAAACACTTCATAACACATTAGCTGCAGAGAAGAGAGCAGAGCGATTAGTAGAAGAGACAAGAGTCTGGACGTGTGAATACAGAGCAAGCAGAGAGGACCGGGGCCGAGGCTTCAAAACCACCGTCAAATACATTCTCTGAAAGGATCAATACCGTGTACCGATAAAACAATGACAGGGTTTgttggtgggcggggcttcagGACCATACTCACCCAGGGGGGAGAAACCCCTGGTGGGGCTGGTGTCGCGGCTGCTCTCGCGACTGGTTTCACGGCTGCAGCCCTGACTCATGCTCGGTCGAGGGATTCGACTGCGGGCTGGAGAGACGACgcggacacagagacagagacagagacggacagaCACAGAGCGACAGAGACACGGAGAGCAAAGCAGGGGGAGAGTTTAGCTTGTAGCACATCCAGCCAGTTACTGACAGAAATGTTAGTCCAGCAGGAGAATGAGACTGAGAGTGTGTTAGGACAAAGAACAGGGAAAACAAGTGCTGCTGCTCGCCTTCAAGAGGAAACTACAGGATATTATTCTCTGGTTTTTACCATAATATAGTAAAACCTGGAGATTGTGAAAAGGAAGACTGCTTTCACACATTCTTCAGCTTCAGCTTTTTaaacagtgtttgatttgcacTCAGAGTCTTCCTCACCCATTCCTGATCTGGTGGGACTGGTCTCTCGGCTGCAGCCCTGACTGCGGTGACCTCGAGGCCGGCTCTTGTCTGTCTGACTGGTTGACGTGTTGGGGTTCgtggcggcagcagcggcggcggtgcCCATCGTAGGTCTTGGTTTTCTGCCGTAGGTGGCGCTCAGCAGACGCCCCGGAGAACCCGAGCGACTCCCGGCTGAAACGCAGCGAGAGGAATCAAAGTGTCAGTGCAGACGAGGGAGAGACGGATTTAAACACGGACAAACAGACACGAGACGCAGCAGCTACTGACGCTGAGACTGTGACACGACCTTCCCTCTGCTACGACCACGACTGTCCGTCACACACGGACCGTTTCCTGCGCTCGTCCTCCGGGTTCTCACTCGACCTGacggagagaggaaaaacaaaaagacaagaaGAGACAGAGGATGAACGTGAGGACAAagaacactgctgctgtttggacTCAACGCTTTCAACTCATGCAGAAACAAGAGAGACAAAGGGACATGACAAATGaagggacagagagacataagaaaaatgaaagaacagacagaaataaggtcagaacaaagacacagactTGGACCAGAATCAGCTGAATGTATCtttcatcaaaaaaacaaaactttattgaCTCTTTAAGGAGAATCGAAACTTCAAATGTCCTTAGTAACCCAAgagacatgtgtttttttgtctcctgaTATTTGTGACATTGTGAGACGGACGTCCACTGTCATGCACTGACACTTCATCACAGAAGACCACAGAGCTGATGGAGAGTGGGAGgggctaacacacacacacacacacacacacacacgcagcttaCCATCTGCATTCACAGACCATGAGGCATCTGACAGGTGGGCGGGCCCAGGAGAGACACAACAGGGGGTTAAGGGTCAGAGGTTAGGCgttaaatagagagagagagaaggtgggACTGGTAATCAGATTAACTGTGAGTCACCTGATCTGATTAGTTTTCTCCACAAACATCAGCTTCTGCCGAGTTATTACATTAGATGAAGTTAAGGACACAAACTCATGAGTCATGAGAGCACACTCCTATGTAACAGGGAGCcactttaactttttatttgataaaacttaaaaaagggAATGAGGAAAGTAGTTCTGTGGCGAGCGGTCTTACCCAGAGAAGCGTAGGATCCAGGAGGAAGCGCCGAGGCCGCGCTGAAGGGAGAAGCTGAGGACACAGAGGGGACTGTGGGCATCCTGGTGCGGGCTGTGGCAGTGGCGGCGGCGTTTACGTCCACGTCACTGCGAGAACGTTGGAGGGAGCCTGGAGAGGAAGCTGCGGTGGCGGCAGTTCTGGAGGAGTGAGTGGGTTTGGCTGGAAGAAACCACATAACAACATCAGAGAGTGCAAAGACGTGACAGGATGTAAATATGAGTTCAACAAACCGTGTTTACTTCTGCTGGTGTTGCTTCTGGCGCTGCTTTTCACAGACACGGGTCGACTGAGgagacaagacatttgaaaatgaggCAAAGGTCGTATTATCAGTCAAATATCAGTGTCTGATTTGGATCGattgtggaggaggagacggaggaggcggagtctcACTTGAGGCTCTcttgagaggaggaggaggagcggtcAGAGGCGGGCAGTGACATCAGACTGTCCCCGCTcctcaggtgagcctgcagTGCTTTCTGATAGGACGACTCCAGGCCCTGGAAGAGCTGCTCTGCCTCCCTGCTGAAGTGGGCGTGGTAACTCCAGTAACACCTGCgagaaacagggaaaaaaaacgtgtttcaGATTCACAACGCCTGTCGAGGACCCACTTTACTGATCATTCATATTTAATGTAGCTTACTTTCTGGCCACAGAGCGAGCCTCGGCGTCTGCATCGTGAATTCCTTTCTTTATCGTCTCCATCACAACTGTCCCATGTCTACAGGACGACGAAAAGAAACAAAGCTTTCAATAAAGTGCTGACTTAACGCTTTTGTTTACTGTTAATGTTAAAAACTGAGaacattttgttgttatttatgactttattactATCATTATAATGAATCTATAGTCGTGAACATGTTATAAACACATATGGGGGtcattcaatttgaaatttctgTCACAAATCTACTTTAAAGGTCATATCTCATCGTCTGTCGTGTGATTAGTGACTAGTCAGACACTCAGACTCGATCGATGAGAACCAGATCTTTCCCCTGGTACCAGGATCAGCTCAGGTTTCTCCCTGGTGGCAGCGGCGGCAGGAAGCAGCCAGCCAGAAACACAATGAGGCTTTTTGGaggcagcgagagagagattcCCCCCTGGCATCGCCATGGTAACCACTGAGGTCGACGATGGCCTGACCAGTGTCATATTTCCTCCGGAGGAACACCGGGtcaccatttttattttgtagtaagcTGTGTGGAGTTCTTATCGTTCTGAGCGTTGATCAGGTTTGATCAACTAATGTGTTTAACATTATATTCTAATGTTTTTAAACAGTCCTCACCTCTCCAGTGAGCTGGTCTGCCACTCCTGCAGCATCAACTCCAAAAACTCAAAGCAGCGTCTGaacgagacacacacaaaaaaaacagatcaataaaacaaaacaaggacgagagataaatcaaatatttgaaaCCCACAACAAACCAAGATGATACCAAATTACAACGTATTTTTAAGAAATTAATACACCGGAAATAAAAATGCTCAAAATATGTGAAGAAAATGCACcgaaaacaaaatgacagaagAGTAACGACAATAATATggcagaataaaacaaaacaataactgaaaatgtgaaataatataaaataagcttaaaataaaaaagaatgtaaataattaaaaaataaaagaaatatatgTTTCACTATAAACATGccataaatataaaatatccattaataaataaaagcagagagaaGATGTGTCTCACCTCCTGACCGCCACAGATTTGGATGCACAGTTGCTGGCGATGATGGGGATGAGACGAGGGTAGTGAGTGTGCtgtgggaaacaaaaacatcatcacactGACGATGTGAAGTGACAGCGCTGACTTTTCTCTCAgcacaaataaatcacagcGTCGAGGTTGacgtgtttttttatgttttatggcACGTACTCTAAGGATGAGGCGGATGACGGCCACGCCGGACGTGGCCATGATTTTGGCACTGTTGGGAACCAGGTTGAGCAGTGCCGGCATGACGGCCTCCGCTGCGTGGTCGAAGCGGCTGCCGAGAACCAGCGACAGGTGACTGAAGACGGAGCAGAGACACGAGCAGACAGCGTCAGAGTGACTCGTCTCAGGAATAAAATCTACTCTGTCTCTCAGCTTAAGCCCATGATATCTTAAGAAAATGTTccacgtctttatgtcactgtttgacagacttttccaacaggaaactcaagtttgtaaaccactcactctcccacaccaaagcccatagagaaaatcagtgcttttagctcacagggacacaggagctgctggtctactgctgcctcgtgtggtcactttgtgtcactaaaataaATCTGTACAAAGCAATTTAAGagccgaattcacaaaataagtcatttgaacttagtgatgaggcagcagtggaccagcagctcctgtgtccctgtgagctaaaatcactgatttcctctatggggtttggtgtgtgagagtgttccTCAAGCAACCACGTTCAAAGGGTTTTCTTACttctacatacatatatatatatatatcattcaTATGAATTCAattataaagaaaagaaaaacatatttgatgCTTCAACCACGTGGTGATTATGAACGCTGTATCTTGTCTCACCCCAGAGTGATGCAGGCTTCTCTCACCACCTGAGAGCGCAGGTCTTTGGCCGACAGCTTGAACGCCGCCTCCATGAGccgcagctgctgcaggaaccCTTCAAACTCAGGAGCTCCAGCCAGGACCAGCGAACGCACCTTCTTCAGctgtgagagaagagagagggaggaggaggaggagagcggtCAATACGAGGAGAGAAGATGAGGAGCACTGACAGGAAGGTGAGGAAGACTTACAGCTGCCACTCTCAGCTCCCAGTCCCTCTTGTCGTCCGACAGCACATCTCGTATCTTGGTCATGGCCTCGTCCACTTCTCTGTTGGAGTAAATCTGGTGGAGAAAGATGTAAAAAcatgaaggaggcagcagaaCAGACatatttatgaaataaatgttataGAAACAAACTGACTTGCACTGTGGGAACGTCCTCAAAGGCCTGGATGAAGTCGTCCTCGTCCACAGCTCCTGCTCCAGAGCCGTCCTTCCCTGCaattaacacaataaaatacaaatacacctTTCTCCCAAATAATCAGTCACATGGACAACATTTACCTgaattcaacaaaaacaactgttttatatattttatagaACAGATTCACTCAGCAGAAAACTTAATTTATCACATGATCTTAGATTAAATTTGAAACCTTTTTTAAGGTCGAGCCCAAAGGAACACAAAATTTAAATCACTCCGTCTTTCATTCATGAAATGttattatgaaaatataataataaacggCAGATTCTCTCTGATGTGTGGaaacgtgaacatgtgacacaaactacatgcaattaaattaaagaaagcaacaaacacagaaaaggaaaaagaaatagcagtaaaataaagttaaaaacaaaacaatttaaaagtaTTTACTACGATAaagtaaattaaacaaagtaaaaacacccgataaaaaaagagaaaagaaaaaacactgtgtttaaaaatgaaaacttgttgtttattgttgcaTTTGTGCAATGCTTAGATAGTGTGACACTAAAGAGCTAAAGAGCTTCCTCTGACCTGCAGACTTGCtgctggaggcggagcttggCCGGCGAAACGTCCCCATGCTCACCGTCTTCTTCCCGGACAGCGGGGCTCCTTTGGACGAGGACAAGGAGCGGCCACCGTCCACCGAGTCATCGTCCTCGAAGTTTTTGTCTGCAGCGTGAAAAGACAAAAGGTGAGAGGGCAAAGGTCACGAGGCTGCTGGACAAACAACAAAGAGTCTTCAGAAGAAAAGACGCCATCGCCGACCTTCAGCTGACATTTCTCACATTCCTACATCAGCAGACTTGACAGCCAGCCCCtgttccactcacacacactttactttctttattttcagattAATAAAGATTAGGAGTTGGTGTTTCCCGAACTTTGACATGACGACGTTCccaaatatgttgttttacGACACAAAATCAACACATGAAACAGTTTTATCAACCAA
Above is a window of Solea senegalensis isolate Sse05_10M linkage group LG2, IFAPA_SoseM_1, whole genome shotgun sequence DNA encoding:
- the LOC122759429 gene encoding CLIP-associating protein 1-B-like isoform X3, which gives rise to MEEDEVVVVVSIEYLLEQTMQKDLGRRLQEGQEIIEIILDQERSPDLEQDQNTLDRMVDAVASSWVNSSNFKVVLLGMDILSALVSRLQEKFRTQVGTVLPSLIDRLGDAKDQVRDQDQALLLKIMDQAANPQYVWERMVGGFKHKNNRTREGLCLCLISTLNVFGSQSLTLSKIVPHICNLLGDPTSQVRDGAMNCLVEIYRHVGERVRIDLGKKGLPQSRLNVIFSKFDEVQRSGNMVLSPLSDKNFEDDDSVDGGRSLSSSKGAPLSGKKTVSMGTFRRPSSASSSKSAGKDGSGAGAVDEDDFIQAFEDVPTVQIYSNREVDEAMTKIRDVLSDDKRDWELRVAALKKVRSLVLAGAPEFEGFLQQLRLMEAAFKLSAKDLRSQVVREACITLGHLSLVLGSRFDHAAEAVMPALLNLVPNSAKIMATSGVAVIRLILRHTHYPRLIPIIASNCASKSVAVRRRCFEFLELMLQEWQTSSLERHGTVVMETIKKGIHDADAEARSVARKCYWSYHAHFSREAEQLFQGLESSYQKALQAHLRSGDSLMSLPASDRSSSSSQESLNRPVSVKSSARSNTSRTKPTHSSRTAATAASSPGSLQRSRSDVDVNAAATATARTRMPTVPSVSSASPFSAASALPPGSYASLGRVRTRRTSAGNGPCVTDSRGRSRGKVVSQSQPGSRSGSPGRLLSATYGRKPRPTMGTAAAAAATNPNTSTSQTDKSRPRGHRSQGCSRETSPTRSGMARSRIPRPSMSQGCSRETSRESSRDTSPTRGFSPLATRRHSRSTSALSSAECYSDRLSHQARISASVNAMKILNTGTEVEAAVADALLLGDSRSKQRRPARRRFESPGMYSDDDANSDASSACSERSYGSRNGGMAPHYLRQDVDVAEVLNHCASSNWSERKEGLLGLQNLLKSQRMLSRVELKRLCEIFTRMFADPHSKRVFSMFLETLVDFIILHRDDLQDWLFVLLTQLLKKMGADLLGSVQAKVQKALDVTRESFSYEQQFNILMRFIVDQTQTPNLKVKVAILRYIEALARQMDPSDFVNSSETRLAVSRIITWTTEPKSSDVRKTLHNWAGEDFSGRCSTVASLPGEGNLEERCKQAAQVVLIALFELNTPEFTMLLGALPKTFQDGTTKLLHNHLRNASANSGIVMSSPCNSMGRTPPRQSNSRSSPLTSPTNCSHGGLSPSRLWGWSADGLSKFPAPPFPSPPLPPPTAHSSLKALRRAYSPSMLEYDSENLNSEEIYSSLRGVTEAIQNFSFRSQEDLMEPLRRDGKRDGMAGVAASSDSGVDLMEGGRTALDNKTSLLNTPSPRSFTGPRFRDYNPYNYTDSISTVDKAALKEALHEDAVDGRRQESVENKILPPKSFPTSPSEQLELVGELLKELSQGQVGERGPEERRGNLLELLKVVREDSVLVWEEHFKTMLLLLLETLGDKDHTIRALSMRVLKEILRNEPARFKNYAELTIMKTLEAHKDSHKEVVRAAEEAASTLASSIHPDQCIKVLCPIVQTADYPINLAAIKMQTRAIERITKEPLHQLLPDVIPGLLQGYDNTESSVRKASVFCLVAIYSVIGEELKPYLAQLTGSKMKLLNLYIKRAQTSTSNSSSSSDISSY
- the LOC122759429 gene encoding CLIP-associating protein 1-B-like isoform X1, with the protein product MEEDEVVVVVSIEYLLEQTMQKDLGRRLQEGQEIIEIILDQERSPDLEQDQNTLDRMVDAVASSWVNSSNFKVVLLGMDILSALVSRLQEKFRTQVGTVLPSLIDRLGDAKDQVRDQDQALLLKIMDQAANPQYVWERMVGGFKHKNNRTREGLCLCLISTLNVFGSQSLTLSKIVPHICNLLGDPTSQVRDGAMNCLVEIYRHVGERVRIDLGKKGLPQSRLNVIFSKFDEVQRSGNMVLSPLSDKNFEDDDSVDGGRSLSSSKGAPLSGKKTVSMGTFRRPSSASSSKSAGKDGSGAGAVDEDDFIQAFEDVPTVQIYSNREVDEAMTKIRDVLSDDKRDWELRVAALKKVRSLVLAGAPEFEGFLQQLRLMEAAFKLSAKDLRSQVVREACITLGHLSLVLGSRFDHAAEAVMPALLNLVPNSAKIMATSGVAVIRLILRHTHYPRLIPIIASNCASKSVAVRRRCFEFLELMLQEWQTSSLERHGTVVMETIKKGIHDADAEARSVARKCYWSYHAHFSREAEQLFQGLESSYQKALQAHLRSGDSLMSLPASDRSSSSSQESLNRPVSVKSSARSNTSRSKHAKPTHSSRTAATAASSPGSLQRSRSDVDVNAAATATARTRMPTVPSVSSASPFSAASALPPGSYASLDASWSVNADGRVRTRRTSAGNGPCVTDSRGRSRGKVVSQSQPGSRSGSPGRLLSATYGRKPRPTMGTAAAAAATNPNTSTSQTDKSRPRGHRSQGCSRETSPTRSGMARSRIPRPSMSQGCSRETSRESSRDTSPTRGFSPLATRRHSRSTSALSSAECYSDRLSHQARISASVNAMKILNTGTEVEAAVADALLLGDSRSKQRRPARRRFESPGMYSDDDANSDASSACSERSYGSRNGGMAPHYLRQDVDVAEVLNHCASSNWSERKEGLLGLQNLLKSQRMLSRVELKRLCEIFTRMFADPHSKRVFSMFLETLVDFIILHRDDLQDWLFVLLTQLLKKMGADLLGSVQAKVQKALDVTRESFSYEQQFNILMRFIVDQTQTPNLKVKVAILRYIEALARQMDPSDFVNSSETRLAVSRIITWTTEPKSSDVRKTLHNWAGEDFSGRCSTVASLPGEGNLEERCKQAAQVVLIALFELNTPEFTMLLGALPKTFQDGTTKLLHNHLRNASANSGIVMSSPCNSMGRTPPRQSNSRSSPLTSPTNCSHGGLSPSRLWGWSADGLSKFPAPPFPSPPLPPPTAHSSLKALRRAYSPSMLEYDSENLNSEEIYSSLRGVTEAIQNFSFRSQEDLMEPLRRDGKRDGMAGVAASSDSGVDLMEGGRTALDNKTSLLNTPSPRSFTGPRFRDYNPYNYTDSISTVDKAALKEALHEDAVDGRRQESVENKILPPKSFPTSPSEQLELVGELLKELSQGQVGERGPEERRGNLLELLKVVREDSVLVWEEHFKTMLLLLLETLGDKDHTIRALSMRVLKEILRNEPARFKNYAELTIMKTLEAHKDSHKEVVRAAEEAASTLASSIHPDQCIKVLCPIVQTADYPINLAAIKMQTRAIERITKEPLHQLLPDVIPGLLQGYDNTESSVRKASVFCLVAIYSVIGEELKPYLAQLTGSKMKLLNLYIKRAQTSTSNSSSSSDISSY
- the LOC122759429 gene encoding CLIP-associating protein 1-B-like isoform X5, whose protein sequence is MEEDEVVVVVSIEYLLEQTMQKDLGRRLQEGQEIIEIILDQERSPDLEQDQNTLDRMVDAVASSWVNSSNFKVVLLGMDILSALVSRLQEKFRTQVGTVLPSLIDRLGDAKDQVRDQDQALLLKIMDQAANPQYVWERMVGGFKHKNNRTREGLCLCLISTLNVFGSQSLTLSKIVPHICNLLGDPTSQVRDGAMNCLVEIYRHVGERVRIDLGKKGLPQSRLNVIFSKFDEVQRSGNMVLSPLSDKNFEDDDSVDGGRSLSSSKGAPLSGKKTVSMGTFRRPSSASSSKSAGKDGSGAGAVDEDDFIQAFEDVPTVQIYSNREVDEAMTKIRDVLSDDKRDWELRVAALKKVRSLVLAGAPEFEGFLQQLRLMEAAFKLSAKDLRSQVVREACITLGHLSLVLGSRFDHAAEAVMPALLNLVPNSAKIMATSGVAVIRLILRHTHYPRLIPIIASNCASKSVAVRRRCFEFLELMLQEWQTSSLERHGTVVMETIKKGIHDADAEARSVARKCYWSYHAHFSREAEQLFQGLESSYQKALQAHLRSGDSLMSLPASDRSSSSSQESLNRPVSVKSSARSNTSRSKHAKPTHSSRTAATAASSPGSLQRSRSDVDVNAAATATARTRMPTVPSVSSASPFSAASALPPGSYASLGRVRTRRTSAGNGPCVTDSRGRSRGKVVSQSQPGSRSGSPGRLLSATYGRKPRPTMGTAAAAAATNPNTSTSQTDKSRPRGHRSQGCSRETSPTRSGMDRLSHQARISASVNAMKILNTGTEVEAAVADALLLGDSRSKQRRPARRRFESPGMYSDDDANSDASSACSERSYGSRNGGMAPHYLRQDVDVAEVLNHCASSNWSERKEGLLGLQNLLKSQRMLSRVELKRLCEIFTRMFADPHSKRVFSMFLETLVDFIILHRDDLQDWLFVLLTQLLKKMGADLLGSVQAKVQKALDVTRESFSYEQQFNILMRFIVDQTQTPNLKVKVAILRYIEALARQMDPSDFVNSSETRLAVSRIITWTTEPKSSDVRKTLHNWAGEDFSGRCSTVASLPGEGNLEERCKQAAQVVLIALFELNTPEFTMLLGALPKTFQDGTTKLLHNHLRNASANSGIVMSSPCNSMGRTPPRQSNSRSSPLTSPTNCSHGGLSPSRLWGWSADGLSKFPAPPFPSPPLPPPTAHSSLKALRRAYSPSMLEYDSENLNSEEIYSSLRGVTEAIQNFSFRSQEDLMEPLRRDGKRDGMAGVAASSDSGVDLMEGGRTALDNKTSLLNTPSPRSFTGPRFRDYNPYNYTDSISTVDKAALKEALHEDAVDGRRQESVENKILPPKSFPTSPSEQLELVGELLKELSQGQVGERGPEERRGNLLELLKVVREDSVLVWEEHFKTMLLLLLETLGDKDHTIRALSMRVLKEILRNEPARFKNYAELTIMKTLEAHKDSHKEVVRAAEEAASTLASSIHPDQCIKVLCPIVQTADYPINLAAIKMQTRAIERITKEPLHQLLPDVIPGLLQGYDNTESSVRKASVFCLVAIYSVIGEELKPYLAQLTGSKMKLLNLYIKRAQTSTSNSSSSSDISSY